One genomic region from Diabrotica undecimpunctata isolate CICGRU chromosome 9, icDiaUnde3, whole genome shotgun sequence encodes:
- the LOC140450564 gene encoding uncharacterized protein, which yields MQFMSDSFEEQKTRFESVLEELKILKHENQKMKKRLQIMESKMDDIEVREKENNIIVSGIPKQVNKSSIQIMNKILRAMEVKIDEKDIKECFRMKNQDNGRILVKFSNVQLKKDVLKTIKLLKGITLNKCKLEGTERKIYLNEDLPLNKRLLFKKVREIRRDKGYKAVYCTNGIIYLKKTEKDVPIRIRGENDLP from the coding sequence ATGCAGTTTATGTCAGATTCTTTTGAGGAACAGAAAACTAGATTTGAGTCTGTCCTAGAAGAACTTAAGATACTAAAACATGAaaatcaaaaaatgaaaaaacgatTACAGATAATGGAAAGCAAGATGGATGATATTGAAGTtagagaaaaagaaaacaatatcatAGTTTCTGGCATTCCAAAACAAGTCAACAAAAGCTCTATTCAGATAATGAATAAGATACTGAGAGCGATGGAAGTAAAGATTGACGAAAAAGATATTAAGGAATGTTTTAGAATGAAGAACCAGGATAATGGACGAATTTTAGTAAAGTTTAGTAATGTTCAATTAAAAAAGGACGTACTAAAAACAATTAAACTGTTAAAAGGAATCACTTTAAATAAATGTAAACTGGAGGGCACAGAACGAAAAATTTATCTTAATGAAGATTTACCATTAAATAAACGCTTGCTTTTTAAAAAGGTTAGAGAAATTAGGAGAGATAAAGGATACAAAGCAGTATATTGTACAAATGGAATCATTTATTTGAAGAAAACTGAAAAAGATGTTCCTATTAGGATAAGAGGCGAAAATGATTTGCCATAA